In the genome of Taurinivorans muris, one region contains:
- a CDS encoding sigma-70 family RNA polymerase sigma factor: MEEKNTEKKIAGEKKTDEKNVVLEAELLPDDFSDEDTEQDDDFDSSEDILGQTDFIDEKDYLDVMNYANNSIALEENHEDNAVMVAPRHLPAVQDNLQLYLREVSKFPLLEPDEEVALARRVRDSGDSEAAFRIISSHLRLVVRVAMDFQRRWMQNVLDLIQEGNVGLMRAVNKFDPDKGIKFSYYATFWIKAYILKFIMDNWRMVKIGTTQAQRKLFYNLNKERQKLISQGFDPDEKTLSEALGVSVEQVVEMQQRLDTSDLSLDMPTNSDDNSGSTKLDFLPALTAGVENSFASEELSDLVRYSLKDLLPDLSDKELFILEHRLLTDDPVTLREIGEKYHVSRERIRQLEARLLQKLKTHLGTKIKDFSEEWIQS; the protein is encoded by the coding sequence ATGGAAGAAAAAAATACAGAAAAAAAAATTGCAGGCGAAAAGAAAACCGACGAGAAAAACGTTGTTCTTGAAGCGGAATTGCTGCCTGATGATTTTTCTGATGAAGATACAGAACAAGATGATGATTTCGATTCTTCTGAGGACATATTAGGGCAGACGGATTTCATTGATGAAAAAGATTATCTCGATGTGATGAATTATGCCAATAATTCCATTGCGCTGGAAGAAAATCATGAAGACAATGCCGTAATGGTCGCACCCCGCCATTTGCCTGCCGTTCAAGACAATTTGCAGCTGTATCTGCGTGAGGTGAGCAAGTTTCCTTTGCTTGAACCCGATGAAGAGGTTGCGCTCGCTAGGCGTGTGCGTGACAGCGGGGACAGTGAAGCCGCGTTTCGGATCATTTCTTCACACCTGCGTTTGGTTGTGCGCGTGGCTATGGATTTTCAGCGGCGCTGGATGCAAAATGTCCTTGATTTAATTCAGGAAGGTAATGTCGGGCTTATGCGGGCTGTCAATAAATTCGACCCTGATAAGGGCATTAAATTCTCTTATTATGCCACGTTTTGGATAAAAGCTTATATTCTCAAGTTTATCATGGATAACTGGAGAATGGTTAAAATCGGCACGACGCAAGCCCAGCGCAAGCTTTTCTATAACTTGAACAAAGAACGGCAAAAGCTTATTTCCCAAGGATTCGATCCTGATGAAAAAACCTTGTCGGAAGCTCTTGGCGTGAGTGTGGAACAAGTTGTGGAAATGCAGCAGCGTCTTGATACTAGTGATTTATCCCTTGATATGCCGACGAATAGTGATGACAACAGCGGTTCGACAAAACTCGATTTTCTGCCCGCTCTGACGGCGGGAGTTGAAAACAGTTTCGCCAGTGAGGAGTTATCCGATTTGGTGCGGTACAGTTTAAAAGACTTATTGCCTGATTTGTCCGATAAGGAGCTTTTCATCTTAGAGCACAGGCTGCTTACTGACGACCCCGTGACCTTGCGTGAAATAGGGGAAAAATATCATGTGAGCCGTGAACGGATCAGGCAATTGGAAGCCCGTTTATTGCAAAAGCTGAAAACGCACTTGGGAACGAAAATAAAAGATTTTTCGGAAGAATGGATTCAATCGTAG
- a CDS encoding homocysteine S-methyltransferase family protein encodes MGLVRTLIQTDTPLFIDGAMGTMLQKLGMPDGANPAEFCMERPDIVEQIHLEYLKAGANIIITSTFGGTKYKLPPSLDVETFNIKMAQVAQKAVSQMKQETGAPCFIAGDIGPVGKFLRPLGELDPQDFISAIREQVRGLVKGGVDLIFIETQFDLAEARAAVAAAKMETDLPIFVSMTFEDGVSLTGSSPEIFAATMQNMGVDAIGVNCGAGPEQMLPVVKRILAGCTLPVFAEPNAGLPELIGGETVFRLDPQDFAEQTSHIAKEGVHILGGCCGTNPQHIQALREKVLSIQKDISKTERKLPYGIRLTSRSSLVQIGETQPLIMIGERINPTGKKALSAELQAGKFDLALQYADEQIAMGTKILDVNVGAPHVHEESMLPSLVETLVSRVQTPLCIDSSNPEAIIRALPFHAGSALVNSISGEENKMELLAPACKIWGSPFILLPLTGANLPKTAKERISIIEQLLLKAEKYAIPRHLIMIDILALTAASDGKAPAACLETVKWCHKEHLPTTLGLSNISFGLPARDLVNSSFFAMAAGSGLSSCIANPSNIRIREALDSANLLLGFDENAEHFTNSYAKWTSQSQNQNQGTNQAKAGAKTMEEAVIIGDKDHIVAMIDEELKKGADPFELVRERLIPAIQKVGTLYEKKEYFLPQLLRSASTMQTGFAHVKPLLEKSGQVAERTKIVLATVQGDIHDIGKNIVGLLLSNYGYDVIDLGKDVPAETIVEQAAASHAEIIGLSALMTTTMPRMEETVSLVKEKNLSCKVIVGGAVVTREYAKSIGADGYSVDAVEAVRVVKELLGK; translated from the coding sequence ATGGGCTTAGTACGTACCTTGATTCAAACGGATACTCCTCTCTTCATTGACGGAGCAATGGGAACAATGCTGCAAAAACTCGGCATGCCGGACGGCGCCAACCCTGCCGAATTTTGCATGGAACGACCTGATATCGTTGAGCAAATACATTTGGAATATTTGAAAGCCGGCGCAAATATCATTATCACGTCCACCTTTGGCGGCACAAAATACAAACTCCCGCCGAGCCTCGATGTCGAAACGTTTAATATAAAAATGGCGCAAGTCGCTCAAAAAGCCGTTTCCCAAATGAAACAGGAAACCGGCGCCCCCTGTTTCATCGCAGGCGATATCGGACCTGTCGGAAAATTCCTGCGTCCCCTTGGCGAACTCGACCCGCAGGATTTCATTTCCGCTATCCGTGAACAAGTCCGCGGTTTGGTCAAAGGCGGTGTTGATTTAATTTTTATCGAAACGCAATTCGACCTTGCAGAAGCAAGAGCAGCAGTCGCCGCAGCGAAAATGGAAACCGACCTTCCGATTTTTGTTTCCATGACCTTTGAAGACGGTGTCAGCTTAACCGGCTCAAGCCCTGAAATTTTTGCCGCGACTATGCAGAACATGGGAGTTGACGCTATCGGAGTCAACTGCGGAGCGGGTCCCGAACAAATGCTTCCCGTAGTCAAACGCATTTTGGCAGGCTGCACACTGCCTGTTTTCGCTGAACCCAATGCGGGGCTGCCGGAACTTATCGGCGGTGAAACCGTTTTCAGGCTTGACCCGCAAGACTTTGCAGAACAAACAAGCCATATCGCGAAAGAAGGAGTTCATATTCTGGGCGGATGCTGCGGAACAAACCCTCAACACATCCAAGCCTTGCGCGAAAAAGTACTTTCCATACAAAAAGACATTTCTAAAACAGAACGGAAACTTCCTTACGGTATACGCCTCACCTCACGCTCCTCCCTCGTGCAAATCGGTGAAACACAGCCCCTCATCATGATTGGCGAACGCATAAACCCAACCGGAAAAAAAGCCCTCAGCGCAGAATTGCAAGCCGGAAAATTCGACCTCGCCCTGCAATACGCAGATGAGCAAATTGCCATGGGCACAAAAATTTTAGATGTCAATGTCGGTGCGCCGCACGTTCACGAAGAAAGCATGCTTCCCTCCTTGGTTGAAACCTTGGTTTCCCGTGTACAAACACCTCTTTGCATAGATTCTTCAAATCCTGAAGCGATTATCCGGGCACTGCCTTTCCATGCCGGCTCCGCGCTTGTCAATTCCATAAGCGGAGAAGAAAATAAAATGGAATTGCTTGCCCCTGCCTGCAAAATATGGGGCTCCCCTTTCATTTTATTGCCTCTCACAGGTGCGAACCTGCCGAAAACTGCCAAAGAACGTATCAGCATTATTGAACAACTGCTTCTTAAAGCAGAAAAATATGCCATTCCGCGCCATTTGATCATGATTGATATTTTGGCGCTGACTGCCGCTTCTGACGGCAAAGCGCCCGCAGCCTGCTTGGAAACGGTAAAATGGTGTCATAAGGAACACTTGCCGACGACGCTCGGCTTATCCAATATTTCTTTCGGCTTGCCTGCGAGAGATTTGGTCAATTCCTCTTTCTTCGCCATGGCGGCGGGTTCCGGATTGTCCTCCTGCATTGCCAACCCTTCGAACATACGTATTCGGGAAGCTCTTGACAGCGCAAATCTCCTTTTGGGTTTTGATGAAAATGCGGAACATTTTACCAATTCCTATGCAAAATGGACTTCCCAAAGCCAAAATCAAAACCAGGGAACAAATCAGGCGAAAGCCGGAGCTAAAACCATGGAAGAGGCTGTCATCATTGGCGATAAGGACCATATCGTCGCCATGATCGACGAGGAACTGAAAAAAGGCGCAGACCCTTTCGAGCTTGTCCGTGAACGGCTTATTCCTGCCATTCAAAAAGTCGGAACCTTGTACGAAAAGAAAGAATATTTTCTTCCTCAGCTTCTCCGCTCCGCTTCAACCATGCAGACTGGCTTCGCACATGTGAAACCATTGCTTGAAAAAAGCGGGCAAGTTGCTGAAAGAACAAAAATCGTCCTTGCGACAGTGCAGGGGGATATTCATGACATAGGCAAGAATATCGTCGGGCTTTTGCTTTCAAATTACGGCTATGACGTTATTGATTTGGGCAAAGATGTGCCTGCCGAAACCATTGTTGAGCAAGCGGCTGCAAGCCATGCGGAAATTATCGGTTTATCGGCTCTTATGACAACAACGATGCCGAGAATGGAAGAAACCGTCAGCCTTGTGAAAGAAAAAAATCTTTCCTGCAAGGTGATCGTCGGCGGAGCTGTCGTCACCCGGGAATATGCGAAAAGCATAGGCGCCGACGGGTATTCCGTCGATGCCGTCGAGGCTGTCCGCGTTGTGAAAGAGCTTTTAGGCAAATAA
- the hpt gene encoding hypoxanthine phosphoribosyltransferase, giving the protein MHTLKEVISEQEIQKRVKELGKEISKVYEGEPLVILCTLKGAFLFFSDLVRSITCPHEIDFVRVASYGNSDTSSNTISFTKDIEINIEGKHVLIVEDIVDTGLTMEFLLTQFNARKAKSVKVATLLSKKARREKSVAIDFVGFYILDGFLVGYGLDYAEKYRSLPSINELEI; this is encoded by the coding sequence ATGCATACATTAAAAGAAGTTATCTCTGAACAGGAAATCCAAAAAAGAGTTAAAGAATTAGGCAAAGAAATTTCAAAAGTGTACGAAGGGGAACCTCTTGTCATTCTCTGCACCCTGAAAGGCGCTTTCCTTTTTTTCAGCGATTTGGTCCGCAGCATAACCTGCCCCCATGAAATTGATTTTGTGCGTGTCGCAAGCTACGGCAACAGCGACACTTCTTCAAACACTATTTCTTTTACCAAGGATATTGAAATCAATATCGAGGGAAAACATGTCCTCATTGTTGAAGATATTGTCGATACCGGACTTACCATGGAATTTCTGCTGACACAGTTCAATGCCAGAAAAGCGAAAAGCGTAAAAGTCGCAACATTGCTCAGCAAAAAAGCCAGACGCGAAAAATCAGTCGCCATCGACTTTGTGGGTTTTTACATACTTGACGGATTTCTTGTCGGCTATGGCTTGGATTATGCTGAAAAATACCGTTCTCTTCCAAGTATCAACGAACTTGAAATATAA
- the rpiB gene encoding ribose 5-phosphate isomerase B produces MAKKVFIASDHAGFCLKQILVRHLQEKGHDVFDLGPEQAVSCDYPDSAFKVTDKLLENEGAFGILICGTGIGMSMAANKVKGIRAALASCEFHARACREHNNANILCLGERVTGAGLAVNLADIFLETEFLEGRHLRRIELFNMK; encoded by the coding sequence ATGGCTAAAAAGGTTTTTATTGCTTCAGACCATGCAGGTTTTTGTTTAAAGCAGATTCTTGTGCGGCATTTACAGGAAAAGGGGCATGATGTCTTTGACTTGGGACCTGAGCAAGCGGTAAGCTGCGATTATCCCGACAGTGCGTTCAAAGTAACGGATAAGCTGCTTGAAAACGAGGGAGCTTTCGGCATTCTTATTTGCGGAACCGGTATCGGTATGAGCATGGCTGCCAATAAAGTGAAAGGAATACGCGCGGCGCTTGCGTCCTGCGAGTTTCATGCCCGTGCTTGCCGTGAGCATAATAATGCGAATATTTTGTGTCTTGGCGAACGGGTAACCGGTGCGGGGCTTGCTGTGAATTTGGCGGATATTTTCCTTGAAACGGAATTTCTTGAGGGCAGGCATTTGCGCAGGATAGAATTATTCAATATGAAATAA
- a CDS encoding DUF3426 domain-containing protein produces MLVTCPNCKSVFKLPKQEDIDKKLRCSICKTVFAIRETEYKLEAGEEGSPQEAGPSNTGIPRIDLDTPFANDKSVKKKSLAVRIFAILFFASICFISILWSFTDYLDPIKEKYFSKDEAKIQEKIEAENKRIEELTQKVKLLQINGLRQYTMPNDKIGTLTVIEGKVVNGFDEPRGFIQVECSLYSESGELLIDKKQIAGTSLSLFQLQVLNEEELEQTLNNNLDIMQRNTNIAPGASTPFMCIFYNPPQNAANFNIKIVSAENPEKMEAPQPEQASF; encoded by the coding sequence ATGCTTGTTACCTGCCCAAACTGCAAAAGTGTTTTTAAATTACCCAAACAGGAAGATATTGACAAAAAACTCCGCTGTTCCATCTGCAAAACGGTTTTTGCCATCCGTGAAACAGAATATAAGCTTGAAGCGGGAGAAGAAGGAAGCCCCCAGGAAGCTGGTCCTTCAAACACCGGAATACCCCGCATAGATTTGGACACGCCTTTTGCAAATGATAAATCCGTGAAAAAGAAAAGTCTGGCTGTACGGATTTTTGCAATTTTATTTTTCGCTTCCATTTGCTTTATTTCCATATTATGGTCTTTCACCGATTACCTTGACCCGATAAAAGAAAAATATTTCAGCAAGGATGAGGCGAAAATTCAAGAAAAAATCGAAGCGGAAAACAAACGTATCGAAGAGTTGACGCAAAAGGTTAAATTGCTGCAGATAAACGGGCTGCGCCAATATACGATGCCCAACGATAAAATCGGCACACTCACCGTTATTGAGGGGAAAGTTGTCAACGGTTTTGACGAACCGCGCGGTTTCATTCAAGTTGAATGTTCGCTGTACAGCGAATCCGGCGAATTGCTCATCGACAAAAAACAAATTGCCGGAACCAGCCTTTCCTTATTCCAACTGCAGGTATTGAACGAAGAGGAATTGGAACAAACCCTCAACAACAATCTCGACATCATGCAGAGAAATACCAATATCGCGCCGGGCGCGAGCACGCCGTTCATGTGTATTTTTTATAACCCGCCCCAAAATGCCGCAAATTTCAATATTAAGATTGTTTCTGCTGAAAACCCGGAAAAAATGGAAGCGCCTCAGCCGGAACAGGCATCCTTTT
- a CDS encoding A/G-specific adenine glycosylase translates to MMLQQTQMERGVRYFNRWMQEFPTPDSIAESSLEKVLQLWEGLGYYSRARNIYASAKIISNTYNGKIPCDEAKIRSLAGIGEYTLSAIMGIAFEKDYAVVDANVERVFARLFNCTDKNLKKAVKPLAQELLPHGKARTYNQALMELGALVCKKIPQCANCPLVPYCESKKLNLERERPVPKAKKEIIPVLASFCIITNSNNEELLRQRTNQKLWNTLWEYFGIDTIIFDNASSAEEKQNVARQSILIEISETFKIPKAILEENISDNAFCVTSNYTNHKLTAYFFSWHVTEEFEQIINKNISGTGPYVWTKNTEQSAMPSHHRKAHQNHKEKG, encoded by the coding sequence ATGATGCTGCAGCAAACCCAAATGGAAAGGGGCGTGCGGTATTTTAACCGCTGGATGCAGGAATTTCCGACTCCTGATTCCATTGCGGAGTCTTCTCTTGAAAAAGTCCTGCAGCTTTGGGAGGGACTTGGCTATTATTCGAGAGCGAGAAACATTTACGCAAGCGCAAAAATCATCAGCAATACTTACAACGGAAAAATCCCCTGCGATGAAGCTAAAATCCGCTCCCTCGCAGGAATAGGCGAATATACGCTATCTGCTATCATGGGCATAGCCTTTGAAAAAGATTATGCTGTTGTCGACGCAAATGTCGAACGTGTATTTGCAAGGCTTTTCAACTGCACTGACAAAAATCTAAAAAAAGCGGTCAAGCCCTTGGCGCAGGAACTGCTCCCGCACGGCAAAGCAAGAACCTATAATCAGGCATTGATGGAACTGGGCGCCCTTGTCTGCAAAAAAATTCCGCAATGCGCAAATTGTCCTCTTGTTCCCTATTGTGAAAGCAAAAAACTCAATCTTGAGCGGGAACGCCCGGTACCAAAAGCGAAAAAAGAAATAATTCCCGTTCTCGCCAGTTTTTGTATCATAACCAACAGCAACAATGAGGAATTATTACGGCAAAGGACCAATCAGAAACTTTGGAATACCCTATGGGAATATTTCGGCATTGATACCATCATTTTTGACAATGCGTCATCAGCGGAAGAAAAGCAGAACGTGGCAAGGCAGAGCATTCTTATTGAAATATCCGAAACGTTTAAAATACCTAAAGCAATACTTGAAGAAAACATTTCGGATAACGCATTTTGCGTCACTTCCAATTATACCAATCACAAACTTACGGCATACTTTTTTTCTTGGCATGTGACAGAGGAATTTGAACAAATCATCAATAAAAACATATCCGGCACAGGACCGTATGTTTGGACAAAAAATACGGAACAATCCGCCATGCCGTCGCACCACAGAAAAGCCCATCAAAACCATAAAGAAAAAGGGTAA
- a CDS encoding TlpA family protein disulfide reductase, translated as MTIRTGLLFSLLFLLISGFQCFAKEIQTSTDLLNEIAQASKKQVVLVNFYASWCSPCRQEIADLIEIRKTFSQEQLKIIGINLDENEETMRSFNRDIGINYETYHDFQGRISGFFNFQGIPFNIIYGKNGKAVYAQSGSIPFEKLSDLIEYGLTK; from the coding sequence ATGACAATTCGTACCGGCTTGCTTTTTAGTTTGCTGTTTCTTTTGATAAGCGGCTTCCAATGTTTCGCGAAGGAAATTCAAACAAGCACTGATTTATTGAATGAAATCGCCCAGGCAAGCAAAAAACAGGTTGTTTTGGTAAATTTTTATGCTTCATGGTGTTCCCCTTGCCGTCAAGAGATCGCGGACCTTATTGAAATAAGAAAAACATTTTCTCAGGAACAATTGAAAATCATCGGAATCAATTTGGATGAGAATGAAGAAACAATGCGTTCCTTTAATCGGGACATAGGCATAAATTACGAAACGTACCATGATTTCCAAGGGCGAATTTCCGGTTTTTTTAATTTTCAGGGTATCCCGTTCAATATTATCTATGGCAAAAACGGAAAAGCCGTCTATGCGCAGTCAGGCTCTATTCCTTTTGAAAAACTGTCCGATTTAATTGAATACGGTTTAACAAAATAA
- a CDS encoding peptidylprolyl isomerase, translated as MSNPIILMETSSGDILLELFEDKAPVSAANFLKYVDEEFYQNTIFHRVIKDFMIQGGGYTVRYEEKPTHEPIRNEAGNGLKNLRGTLAMARTADPHSASAQFFINTVDNPDLDYQRDADEEYGYCVFGQVIEGMDVVDKIQKLKTKPQGEHDDVPVDMVVITGMSRFE; from the coding sequence ATGAGCAATCCGATTATTTTAATGGAAACTTCTTCCGGGGATATTTTATTGGAATTATTTGAAGATAAAGCACCCGTCAGCGCTGCGAATTTTTTAAAATATGTTGATGAGGAATTTTACCAAAACACTATTTTTCACCGTGTGATCAAAGACTTCATGATACAGGGCGGCGGCTATACCGTGCGTTACGAAGAAAAGCCCACCCATGAGCCTATTCGCAATGAAGCCGGCAACGGCTTGAAAAATTTGCGCGGCACGCTTGCTATGGCGAGAACCGCCGATCCTCACTCCGCTTCCGCTCAATTCTTTATCAATACTGTTGACAATCCGGATCTTGATTATCAAAGAGACGCGGATGAAGAATACGGTTATTGCGTGTTCGGGCAAGTGATTGAGGGCATGGACGTTGTGGATAAGATTCAGAAACTGAAAACAAAGCCTCAAGGCGAACACGATGATGTGCCTGTTGATATGGTCGTCATTACCGGTATGAGTCGTTTTGAATAA
- a CDS encoding tetratricopeptide repeat protein, translated as MRIISLLFLLLVLQACVHSEDLQNTPFLFPFEKAGSQSGENPGMEISENGMRTFAYLGLYEAVKRDDYDKIKLYSDKVVEENPEPLFLAEAVTWFYNKGYMQEAKVLLEKCLQAMPDELPFILMYAELLQTMQEGNSDLSPALDLLKAYIGNHPQDYNAYIELGVIYYKLFQYENAYFSFMQIPEKEKTSSVYVYIGICLEKMKRYDDAKKYFSRVLREFPEEKSALQHLGMIAEVQGNYALARKYYSRLLELDNSNYDYLLRLISIAFKEGNHQRAFNIAKEHFNFDFIVSVSSMLIQEGRLDLAEELLNNLGTMENAPRELLYLHGALIYEADKDKKRALPYLGQLTEDDEHYKNAQEIITYIHLDNNEFDEALPYIKNLQVLSPDAKNYKILEYQVYLFQEQYEQAYEILYEFLQEYPEDNRAKFRFAYTCFHLNEKEKAMRIMKEILLAEPDNYDALNFVGYTLVEQNKDLKQAEEYLLKADRLNPNHGYINDSLAWLYYKKGDYAKALEFIEKAISYSKNIAKEDATMWEHYGDIAQKLGNFDTARSAYEKSLKIEKNSDVELKLNKLH; from the coding sequence ATGCGTATCATATCACTTTTATTTCTCTTATTGGTTTTACAGGCATGTGTGCATTCTGAAGATTTGCAGAATACGCCTTTTTTGTTTCCTTTTGAAAAAGCCGGTTCGCAAAGCGGAGAAAATCCGGGAATGGAAATTTCTGAAAACGGTATGCGGACTTTTGCTTATTTGGGTTTGTACGAAGCCGTAAAACGCGATGATTATGATAAAATAAAACTGTATTCTGATAAAGTTGTTGAAGAAAATCCGGAACCTTTGTTTTTGGCGGAAGCTGTCACTTGGTTTTATAATAAGGGGTATATGCAGGAAGCCAAGGTTTTACTGGAAAAATGCCTGCAAGCCATGCCTGATGAATTGCCTTTCATCCTGATGTATGCGGAGTTGTTGCAAACCATGCAGGAGGGCAATTCCGATTTGTCTCCCGCTCTTGATTTGCTGAAAGCATATATCGGAAATCATCCGCAGGATTATAATGCGTATATAGAGCTCGGTGTCATTTATTATAAACTTTTCCAATATGAAAACGCGTATTTTTCTTTCATGCAAATTCCGGAAAAGGAAAAAACGTCGTCTGTGTACGTGTATATCGGAATTTGTTTGGAAAAAATGAAGCGCTACGATGACGCCAAGAAATATTTCAGCCGTGTGTTGCGTGAATTTCCGGAAGAAAAATCCGCTTTGCAGCATTTAGGCATGATTGCGGAGGTGCAGGGAAATTATGCTTTGGCACGAAAATATTATTCCCGTTTGCTGGAACTGGATAATTCCAATTATGATTACCTGCTGCGTTTGATTTCCATAGCGTTTAAAGAAGGAAATCATCAGAGGGCTTTCAATATCGCAAAAGAACATTTTAATTTTGATTTCATTGTTTCTGTTTCCTCCATGCTTATCCAGGAAGGCAGGCTTGATTTGGCTGAGGAACTTCTCAATAATCTCGGAACAATGGAAAATGCCCCGCGCGAATTGTTATATTTGCACGGTGCGCTGATTTACGAAGCGGATAAAGATAAAAAGCGAGCGTTGCCTTATTTGGGGCAGCTTACGGAAGATGACGAACATTATAAAAACGCCCAAGAAATCATTACCTATATCCATTTGGATAACAACGAGTTTGACGAGGCGCTTCCGTATATTAAAAATCTGCAGGTTCTTTCTCCCGATGCAAAAAATTATAAGATATTGGAATATCAAGTGTATTTGTTTCAGGAACAATATGAACAGGCGTATGAAATCCTCTATGAATTTTTACAGGAATATCCGGAAGATAACCGTGCGAAATTTCGCTTTGCCTATACGTGCTTTCATCTGAACGAAAAAGAAAAAGCCATGCGGATTATGAAAGAGATTTTACTTGCCGAACCTGACAATTACGATGCTTTAAATTTTGTGGGATATACTCTTGTCGAGCAAAATAAAGATTTGAAACAAGCGGAGGAGTATCTTTTAAAAGCTGATAGGTTAAATCCTAACCATGGGTATATTAACGATTCTTTGGCTTGGCTGTATTATAAAAAAGGCGATTACGCAAAAGCGCTCGAATTTATTGAAAAAGCTATTTCATATTCCAAAAATATCGCAAAAGAAGATGCGACCATGTGGGAACACTACGGCGATATTGCGCAAAAGCTCGGAAATTTTGACACAGCCCGTTCCGCTTATGAAAAATCTTTAAAAATCGAAAAAAACAGCGATGTTGAATTAAAACTTAATAAATTGCATTAA